The following are encoded together in the Equus quagga isolate Etosha38 chromosome 1, UCLA_HA_Equagga_1.0, whole genome shotgun sequence genome:
- the LOC124233506 gene encoding olfactory receptor 6C3-like: MYILSVTGNLTVIILTLVDSRLQTLMYFFLQNFSFLEISFTTVCVPRFLWAIITRDKTISYNNCAAQLFFFIFMGVTEFYILTAISYDRYVAICKPLHYTTIMKRKLCSLLVLCAWLGGFLTIFPPRMLLLQRDYCASNVIDHFACDYFPLLQLSCSDIWLLEVTCFHFALVNFLFTLTLVSLSYMYIIRTILRIPSASQEKKAFSTFFSQIIIISMSYGSCTFMCANPTAKKEASLTKGVAILNTSVAPMLNPFIYTLRLQQ, from the coding sequence atgtaCATATTAAGTGTCACTGGAAACTTGACGGTCATCATCCTCACCTTGGTGGACTCCCGTTTACAGACACTGATGTATTTCTTCCTCCAGAACTTCTCTTTCTTAGAAATCTCATTTACAACTGTATGTGTCCCTAGATTTCTGTGGGCAATTATCACCAGGGATAAGACTATTTCCTATAACAACTGTGCAGCccaactatttttctttattttcatgggGGTGACTGAATTTTACATCCTAACCGCCATATCCTATGACCGCTACGTTGCCATCTGCAAGCCCCTTCACTACACAACCATCATGAAGAGGAAACTCTGCAGCCTGCTTGTGCTCTGTGCGTGGCTGGGCGGGTTTCTGACCATTTTCCCACCTCGTATGCTGCTCCTCCAGCGGGATTACTGTGCTTCCAATGTCATTGATCACTTTGCATGTGactattttccccttttacaACTGTCTTGCTCAGATATCTGGCTCTTAGAAgtaacttgttttcattttgctttggtgaatttccttttcactttGACGTTAGTGAGTTTATCTTACATGTATATTATCAGAACTATTTTGAGAATTCCATCTGCCAGTCAGGAAAAAAAGGCTTTCTCcacttttttctctcaaattattatcatttccatGTCTTATGGAAGCTGTACATTCATGTGTGCTAATCCCACTGCGAAGAAAGAGGCATCATTGACAAAAGGAGTAGCTATTCTCAACACCTCTGTGGCCCCCATGCTCAATCCCTTCATTTACACCCTGAGACTCCAGCAATAA